Proteins encoded in a region of the Podospora pseudopauciseta strain CBS 411.78 chromosome 6, whole genome shotgun sequence genome:
- a CDS encoding hypothetical protein (COG:S; EggNog:ENOG503P6E4), whose translation MGCCLSREGESGSPYTTGGGASSSARAINEQPQTTRAHVHGGHDGHASGSRRRHRHSQQPLDQHINKPLRLHEWTSYNRTWTSRELRQERIEFFDTRVAGRQEIWQTLHAVLEVLWASAEAVRNGQVGRRSEDDGPSEEDPAIALATAQSILDAADITLPTGDLYNGAYDAFGNYYQLPHHIVADPTNLEWRPGWEHEDLDDTKADLTAGEETTEERDDLEDEAERRREEKGKGVVDVKDLIAIRARLSDGSKDVNVSVGKGDSVRSLARQIAEDANLPPSKKIRIAYMGRVLKESTPLLEQGYKQGHVVNALVFNR comes from the exons GGTTGCTGTCTTTCCCGAGAGGGCGAATCGGGCTCGCCCTACACAACTGGCGGCGGCGCATCTAGTTCCGCGCGAGCAATCAATGAACAGCCCCAAACAACCCGAGCTCACGTCCACGGTGGACATGATGGGCACGCCTCTGGATCGCGCCGGCGGCATAGACACAGTCAGCAGCCTCTTGACCAACATATCAACAAGCCTTTACGACTGCACGAGTGGACCAGCTACAATCGGACGTGGACCTCCAGGGAGCTGCGACAGGAGAGGATAGAGTTCTTCGATACTCGGGTGGCTGGGCGACAGGAAATCTGGCAAACACTACACGCTGTGTTGGAGGTTTTGTGGGCATCCGCAGAGGCTGTGCGCAATGGGCAGGTTGGGAGGAGAAGTGAAGATGATGGGCCTAGCGAAGAGGACCCGGCGATAGCACTGGCGACAGCCCAGAGCATTCTCGATGCTGCCGATATCACACTGCCGACAGGAGACTTGTACAATGGGGCCTACGATGCGTTTGGAAACTACTACCAACTACCACATCACATCGTGGCGGATCCAACGAATTTGGAATGGCGGCCAGGCTGGGAACATGAGGATTTGGATGACACCAAGGCAGACTTGACCGCCGGGGAGGAGACCACCGAGGAACGGGACGATCTCGAAGACGAGGCCGAGAGGAGGCGTGAGGAAAAGGGcaagggggtggttgatgttaAGGATCTCATCGCCATCAGAGCCAGGCTGAGTGATGGATCGAAAGATGTCAACGTCTCAGTTGGCAAGGGAGACTCTGTAAGAAGTCTGGCTAGACAGATCGCAGAGGATGCAAAT CTACCTCCCAGCAAGAAGATTCGCATTGCCTACATGGGCAGGGTTCTGAAGGAGAGTACGCCTCTGCTCGAGCAGGGCTACAAGCAGGGTCATGTTGTCAATGCTTTAGTGTTCAACCGGTAG